From a region of the Penaeus vannamei isolate JL-2024 chromosome 32, ASM4276789v1, whole genome shotgun sequence genome:
- the LOC113828329 gene encoding RNA-binding protein 42, with amino-acid sequence MANHNDKRRQLDDEMSRFEAEISGPPGIGSVPPLQPPPAPPRGVIGAKTYTQVQQRLQQQHPEPPGTGGPPGMGGPPGPPHGPPTLPPVPGGPNSNNAVPPLPPPPPPPGYIGPQMPGGNSGMPQQQQSRPPPPPPPGFIPPQLNRQHVHNNMMNDGHQMGHMMGGGPPGYMRPPGPPGHPGHPGPPGPHSYGPPGGPPGPPGHGPPNPGPPRPPGPAGHVPSGPPGMGPMIPPGPPVSHGSHMPPGSSGPSPQTFGPPGSQGPPQGPPHGPPGPPLRGPHPPPPPPPGMLASQQLHGAPVAAAPFVPAVISKPPTVISSAPKLYTSQPSKNEAKQAEVPAAGPTPQMVTVMPDGPPEPKRKKLNPDMNMMTAAQANQQLTHAQEMAEKVRASTVTTTVSKPENPNHSVGGGGGGGGGGGGGGGGGGGGGGGGGGGGGGGGGGSGGGGGNEEKKKEGKGKPKKMLRCAGGQIWEDQSLTDWDPDDFRIFCGDLGNDVTDELLTRYFSHFASFVKAKVVRDKRTNKSKGYGFISFSDPQDYIRAMKEMNGKYVGSRPIKLRKSTWKDRNVDMVQKKQREKQLLGLK; translated from the exons ATGGCGAACCATAATGATAAACGGAGACAGCTGGATGATGAAATGAGTAG ATTTGAGGCAGAGATATCAGGACCTCCTGGTATTGGTTCAGTGCCTCCTCTGCAGCCTCCACCAGCACCTCCCAGAGGGGTAATAGGggcaaagacatacacacag GTCCAGCAGCGTCTCCAGCAGCAGCACCCAGAGCCACCAGGGACAGGTGGTCCTCCTGGAATGGGTGGCCCACCTGGCCCTCCTCATGGTCCCCCAACTCTTCCCCCAGTCCCAGGGGGGCCAAATAGCAACAATGCTGTTCCACCTTTACCACCGCCTCCCCCGCCACCAGGGTACATTGGTCCACAGATGCCAGGCGGGAACAGCGGCATGCCTCAGCAACAGCAGTCAcggccaccgcctcctcctcctcctggcttcATTCCCCCACAACTCAACCGACAGCATGTGCATAATA ATATGATGAATGATGGGCATCAGATGGGTCACATGATGGGTGGTGGCCCTCCTGGATATATGAGGCCTCCAGGACCACCTGGCCACCCTGGGCACCCAGGTCCACCAGGGCCACATAGCTATGGCCCACCAGGGGGCCCACCTGGCCCTCCAGGTCATGGTCCTCCAAATCCTGGTCCACCTCGACCTCCAGGACCAGCTGGCCATGTGCCCTCTGGACCCCCAGGCATGGGGCCCATGATTCCTCCTGGCCCCCCTGTCTCTCATGGCTCACACATGCCGCCGGGCTCCTCTGGGCCCTCTCCCCAGACTTTTGGGCCTCCAGGCTCCCAAGGCCCTCCTCAAGGACCCCCACATGGGCCACCAGGCCCACCCCTTCGAGGgcctcatcccccacctcctcccccgcctgGCATGTTGGCGTCACAACAGCTCCATGGGGCACCAGTGGCTGCTGCTCCCTTTGTCCCAGCTGTTATCTCAAAACCTCCAACTGTTATCAG TTCGGCTCCCAAGCTATACACATCCCAACCCTCCAAAAATGAGGCCAAGCAAGCCGAAGTGCCAGCTGCTGGTCCTACCCCACAGATGGTCACTGTGATGCCAGATGGACCACCTGAACCCAAGAGGAAGAAGCTTAACCCAGATATGAATATGATGACTGCTGCGCAAGCCAATCAGCAGCTGACCCATGCTCAGGAGATGGCTGAGAAG GTTCGAGCAAGTACTGTAACCACCACTGTTTCGAAACCTGAGAATCCTAACCACAgtgttggaggaggtggtggtggcggaggaggaggaggaggaggtggaggtggaggtggaggtggtggtggtggtggaggtggcggaggtggtgggggcggtggaggcagtggtggtggtggcggcaatgaagagaagaaaaaggaaggaaaggggaagcccAAGAAGATGCTGAGATGTGCAGGAGGACAGATCTGGGAGGATCAGTCTCTCACAGATTGGGATCCAG ATGATTTCCGGATATTCTGTGGTGATCTTGGTAATGACGTTACCGATGAGCTGCTCACTCGTTACTTTAGCCATTTTGCTTCCTTTGTCAAGGCAAAAGTTGTCAGAGACAAGCGCACCAATAAAAGCAAAGGTTATGGCTTCATCAGCTTCAGTGACCCCCAGGACTACATTCGAGCAATGAAAGAAATGAATG
- the LOC113828340 gene encoding uncharacterized protein, which translates to MVTCVCQPMTAIELPSGDATSLLTFLAIPRADTALLPHSPDDADFAYTYSLPSSDPSDSGGYDYGRYSVGPERRKRVFLSRGWGPGGYEAPQPPQRFVRRPPLPPTKLPQKQPLVQAQKTKGIGGSRFAALVSNQQPPPNQPNTQYRRFHSIFTSGTWSPLGKRSGIHTTPEESQAFSDRANEEEADIYAEKKSAVFASHGWGAGGSSTPRKQLWTPAANSVRSLMYPQAMSLSEGSWESGRATAGPQRHVSTFQGAGASQQRKPLLHLFVSNGWGPMGR; encoded by the exons ATGGTGACCTGTGTGTGTCAGCCGATGACCGCCATTGAGCTGCCCTCTGGAGACGCTACCTCTCTGCTGACCTTCCTGGCCATTCCGCGTGCTGACACcgccctcctcccacactccccggACGACGCTGACTTCGCCTACACCTACAGCCTTCCGTCCTCTGACCCCAGCGACAGCGGAGGATACGACTACGGCAGGTACAGCGTGGGACCGGAGCGGCGCAAGAGGGTGTTCCTCAGCCGCGGCTGGGGTCCCGGGGGCTACGAGGCTCCTCAGCCCCCGCAGCGGTTCGTGCGTCGGCCCCCTCTGCCCCCGACAAAGCTCCCACAAAAACAACCCCTGGTGCAGGCGCAGAAGACCAAAG GCATTGGAGGTAGCAGATTCGCAGCCCTAGTATCAAATCAGCAGCCTCCTCCAAACCAGCCCAACACACAGTACCGGAGGTTCCACTCCATCTTCACCTCAGGAACATGGAGTCCCCTTGGCAAGCGGAGCGGCATACACACTACCCCTGAGGAATCGCAGGCATTCTCCGACAGAGCCAATGAGGAGGAAGCAGATATATACGCAGAAAAGAAAAGTGCTGTGTTTGCTTCCCATGGTTGGGGTGCTGGAGGATCCTCCACACCCAGGAAGCAACTATGGACTCCAGCAGCCAACAGTGTGAGGTCCTTGATGTACCCACAAGCCATGAGCCTGAGCGAGGGCAGCTGGGAGAGTGGTCGTGCAACAGCTGGCCCTCAGAGACACGTGTCTACTTTTCAGGGCGCTGGTGCTTCTCAACAACGAAAGCCTCTCCTGCACCTCTTCGTCTCTAACGGCTGGGGACCCATGGGGAGATGA
- the LOC138867752 gene encoding mitochondrial import inner membrane translocase subunit Tim29-like, whose product MNESAMLSESIRNPEVDAHFQYLVDCYNHGLVRRLSIGLFSFLWVDNYSKVCGVFKSRCDYLKPRYLTFHERIMDIGFLGQWWVIDKKMEEFDINPNEWISKSDEKITQ is encoded by the exons ATGAATGAGTCGGCAATGCTTAGTGAAAGCATCAGAAATCCAGAGGTTGATGCTCATTTCCAGTATTTAGTGGACTGCTATAACCATGGACTAGTTAGACG GTTGAGCATtggcctcttctcttttctgtgggTAGATAATTATTCCAAGGTTTGTGGAGTGTTTAAATCACGTTGTGACTACCTCAAACCACGTTACTTAACATTTCACGAACGCATCATGGACATAGGATTTTTGGGTCAATGGTGGGTTATTGACAAGAAAATGGAGGAGTTTGATATTAATCCAAATGAATGGATATCAAAAagtgatgaaaaaataacacaataa
- the Rpp20 gene encoding ribonuclease P protein subunit p20, translating into MATEKKGRASKVPNSDNNIDPDELWLRRRLPRHLPKRNNDVYVNNYSNFKGQEARALNLLHESGWVVLHGLGSAVPRAINLALCLQVAARGPAIIDTRTSTVYLSDDIEPTFDGGDQEYHTKGNAAVHIKVTLKQNITKESATPDKSKAAT; encoded by the exons AtggcaacagaaaaaaaaggaagggctTCCAAAGTtcctaacagtgataataacatagATCCTGATGAACTGTGGTTACGGCGAAGACTTCCACGACACTTGCCAAAGCGTAACAATGATGTCTATGTAAATAACTACTCTAACTTTAAG GGACAAGAAGCACGAGCACTAAACCTCTTGCATGAAAGTGGATGGGTTGTGCTACATGGTCTGGGTTCAGCAGTGCCACGTGCTATCAATCTAGCCCTCTGTCTCCAAGTTGCAGCGAGAGGACCTGCAATTATTGATACGCGTACTTCAACAGTTTACCTATCAG ATGATATTGAACCCACATTTGATGGGGGTGACCAAGAATATCATACGAAAGGAAATGCTGCTGTCCACATTAAAGTTACCCTAAAGCAAAATATAACTAAGGAATCAGCTACTCCAGATAAAAGCAAAGCTGCTACATGA